The Prosthecobacter algae genome includes a region encoding these proteins:
- a CDS encoding tetratricopeptide repeat protein, whose amino-acid sequence MKSSFLLLALLCCASAHAEEKATPNQLFRQGVAAFYDAKPKESVAAFDKLIELAPESKPQLWQRGLSLYYTGDFKAGREQFEVHQTVNTADVENAAWHFICVARAESVEAARKALIPIEGDARIPMKEVHELFAGKGSEEAVLKAAESGEGEDLRNHRCYAHLYLGLYFEALGDEAKAKDHMLKAARDYAMDHYMGTCAQVHVKVRGW is encoded by the coding sequence ATGAAATCTTCCTTTTTACTGCTCGCCCTCCTCTGTTGCGCTTCCGCCCACGCGGAGGAAAAAGCGACGCCTAACCAGTTGTTCCGCCAAGGTGTGGCCGCTTTTTACGATGCGAAACCGAAGGAGTCGGTAGCGGCTTTTGACAAGCTCATTGAGCTGGCTCCAGAATCCAAGCCGCAGCTCTGGCAGCGCGGTTTGTCACTGTATTACACGGGCGATTTCAAAGCGGGGCGGGAGCAGTTTGAGGTGCATCAGACGGTGAACACGGCGGATGTGGAAAATGCCGCCTGGCATTTCATCTGCGTGGCCAGGGCGGAGAGCGTGGAGGCCGCGCGCAAGGCGCTGATCCCGATCGAGGGAGATGCCCGCATCCCGATGAAAGAGGTGCATGAGCTTTTCGCAGGGAAGGGCAGTGAAGAGGCCGTGCTAAAGGCGGCGGAGTCGGGCGAGGGTGAGGACCTGCGCAATCACCGCTGCTACGCACATCTTTACTTGGGCCTCTATTTTGAGGCTTTGGGAGATGAAGCGAAGGCCAAAGATCACATGCTGAAAGCGGCCAGGGATTACGCCATGGATCATTACATGGGGACCTGCGCCCAGGTGCATGTGAAGGTGCGCGGGTGGTAG
- a CDS encoding AraC family transcriptional regulator has protein sequence MVDASLQIQASYLALAGGGSHFGQLFDELPGVSFFAKNRDFQFVAANRRFWRRFGFQSEEELIGKTDFDIFPLQLARNYRVDDEEILASGEAKRRIVEPFFNQQGLPDWFFTNKLPMRCPQGHIIGIMGIIENYAAAHAVKTPYFQLDRAVNHIREHFRESIAITDLAPLAGLSVRQFNRLFQQVFQSSPRDFLIKTRIQAACQELRRSDRDIREIALHAGFCDQSALTLHFRHHMGTTPSRYRKDHRQRGSNVADD, from the coding sequence ATGGTCGATGCCAGCCTCCAGATCCAAGCCTCCTATCTCGCGCTGGCGGGTGGCGGGAGCCATTTCGGCCAACTGTTCGATGAGCTGCCGGGTGTTTCTTTCTTTGCCAAAAATCGTGACTTCCAATTCGTGGCGGCGAATCGGCGCTTCTGGCGGCGTTTCGGCTTTCAGTCGGAGGAGGAGCTGATCGGCAAGACGGACTTTGACATCTTCCCCCTCCAGCTCGCCCGCAACTACCGGGTGGATGATGAGGAGATCCTAGCCAGTGGCGAGGCGAAGCGGCGTATTGTGGAGCCCTTCTTCAACCAGCAGGGGCTGCCTGACTGGTTTTTCACCAACAAACTGCCCATGCGTTGTCCTCAGGGCCACATCATCGGCATCATGGGCATCATCGAAAATTACGCCGCCGCCCATGCGGTGAAGACGCCCTACTTCCAGCTCGACCGCGCTGTAAACCACATCCGTGAGCACTTTCGCGAATCCATTGCCATCACTGATTTGGCTCCGCTGGCGGGGCTTTCGGTGCGGCAGTTCAATCGCCTTTTCCAGCAGGTTTTCCAAAGCAGCCCGCGCGATTTCCTCATCAAGACACGCATCCAGGCCGCCTGCCAGGAGCTTCGCCGGAGTGACCGGGATATCCGCGAGATCGCCCTGCATGCGGGCTTTTGTGATCAAAGCGCACTGACCCTGCATTTCCGCCATCACATGGGCACCACGCCCTCGCGCTACCGGAAGGACCACCGCCAGCGGGGCTCGAACGTGGCCGATGACTGA
- a CDS encoding putative signal transducing protein produces the protein MKPIFVDPDLTRVSFARNLLEGEGIACFIQNENTRTLGPSVAGYSYKNPLDPSLCLLDDTQTEVAAELIRTHFQNVAAEGPEWSCTGCNETNPSTFDLCWSCGAERAA, from the coding sequence ATGAAACCGATCTTTGTGGACCCTGATCTCACGCGCGTGAGTTTCGCCCGGAACTTGCTGGAGGGAGAGGGAATCGCATGTTTCATTCAGAATGAAAACACGCGCACCCTGGGGCCGAGCGTGGCGGGCTACAGTTACAAAAATCCTTTGGATCCCTCGCTTTGTTTGCTGGACGATACCCAGACGGAAGTGGCGGCGGAACTGATCCGCACGCATTTTCAGAACGTGGCCGCCGAAGGGCCGGAATGGAGTTGCACGGGCTGCAATGAAACGAATCCGTCCACGTTTGATCTTTGCTGGAGCTGTGGTGCCGAACGCGCCGCCTGA
- a CDS encoding alpha/beta hydrolase — MPFRTIEISQPEFAPAGVSFVTVKSAALKRRADISLYVPPAASAGPLPLVILLHGVYGSHWAWLFKGGAHRVLDRLIAEEKLPPMMLAMPSDGLWGDGSGYASHADADYQRWIVEEVPAAATLVDPRVARAPRFIAGLSMGGYGAMRLGALHPEKFAAISAHSSCTDIAHMQGFVEETAAQFVLAEKEPMSVFECLKQNATRLPPLRFDCGSDDILIEHNRTLHHQLEEAGIPHVYEEFPGGHTWDYWNEHLADTLRFFGKTLG, encoded by the coding sequence ATGCCTTTTCGTACCATCGAGATCTCCCAGCCGGAGTTTGCCCCTGCGGGCGTTTCCTTTGTCACTGTCAAATCAGCCGCACTGAAACGGCGGGCAGATATCAGCCTGTATGTGCCGCCTGCGGCTTCCGCAGGGCCGCTGCCTTTGGTTATTTTGCTGCATGGCGTGTACGGCAGCCATTGGGCCTGGCTTTTTAAAGGTGGCGCTCATCGCGTGCTGGACCGCCTGATCGCCGAGGAAAAGCTGCCGCCGATGATGCTGGCGATGCCCTCTGACGGCCTGTGGGGCGATGGCAGCGGCTATGCGAGCCACGCCGATGCGGATTATCAACGATGGATCGTGGAGGAGGTGCCTGCGGCGGCCACCCTGGTGGATCCACGGGTCGCCCGTGCTCCACGCTTTATTGCCGGGCTGTCCATGGGCGGTTACGGGGCCATGCGCCTGGGCGCGCTGCATCCGGAGAAATTCGCCGCCATCAGCGCCCATAGCAGTTGTACGGACATCGCCCACATGCAGGGATTTGTGGAGGAAACGGCCGCCCAGTTTGTGCTGGCGGAAAAGGAGCCGATGTCTGTTTTTGAGTGCTTGAAGCAAAACGCCACCCGACTTCCGCCATTGCGTTTCGACTGTGGCAGCGACGACATCCTCATCGAGCACAACCGCACTTTGCATCATCAGTTAGAGGAAGCAGGCATCCCGCATGTATATGAGGAATTCCCCGGTGGCCACACCTGGGACTACTGGAATGAGCACTTGGCGGACACGCTGCGCTTTTTTGGAAAGACTCTTGGTTAG
- a CDS encoding MFS transporter translates to MATDLPLPRAARQAVTVLFFMNGALFASWVSRIPALQAKLGLSHGTLGLALLGMATGALISMPLAGSFSSRHGSHRVCQVSAALYCLALPLLALAPNAMVFMLALLAFGAAHGALDVAMNAQAVLVEKAYPKPIMASFHALFSLGGLAGSGLGGGLAALGLSPEAHYALAAALLGGVGGWLAFPRLFQEAEKLPILGKHPVEGTLPAWGPEKRRLLVLGTVAFCVMIGEGAMADWSAVFLREITGATEGVAAAGYAAFSIAMALGRFGGDRLSQHVGPVSLVRWSGFLAASGLALALLGGHPVTALIGFAAVGAGFATVVPQVFSAAGNTPGVASGPAMATVTTLGYLGFLIGPPFIGLLADVASLPLALATIIATSLLLMALAPSVGKPQVISKPARPPGWPVILKPKAFHPDATKPA, encoded by the coding sequence ATGGCCACTGATCTTCCCCTACCTCGGGCGGCCCGGCAGGCGGTGACCGTGCTGTTTTTCATGAACGGCGCCCTGTTTGCCAGTTGGGTCTCACGCATTCCTGCCTTGCAGGCCAAGCTGGGGCTCAGTCACGGCACGCTGGGGCTAGCTCTGCTGGGCATGGCCACGGGTGCGCTCATTTCCATGCCGCTGGCCGGGTCTTTTTCCTCCCGCCATGGCAGCCACCGCGTCTGCCAGGTTTCAGCCGCATTGTATTGTCTGGCTCTGCCCTTGTTGGCCCTGGCCCCGAATGCCATGGTTTTCATGCTGGCCTTGCTCGCCTTTGGGGCTGCCCATGGTGCGCTGGATGTGGCCATGAACGCCCAGGCGGTGCTGGTGGAAAAGGCGTACCCCAAACCCATCATGGCCTCCTTCCATGCCCTTTTCAGCCTCGGGGGTCTGGCAGGGTCTGGCCTAGGCGGGGGACTGGCGGCACTGGGCCTTTCTCCAGAGGCCCATTATGCCCTGGCGGCAGCTCTTTTGGGCGGGGTCGGAGGCTGGTTGGCCTTTCCACGTCTGTTTCAGGAGGCCGAAAAGCTGCCCATCCTTGGGAAGCATCCCGTGGAGGGCACCCTGCCTGCCTGGGGACCAGAAAAACGCCGCCTACTGGTGTTGGGCACGGTGGCCTTCTGCGTCATGATCGGCGAAGGGGCGATGGCGGACTGGAGCGCGGTTTTCCTGCGTGAAATCACGGGCGCGACGGAAGGCGTGGCTGCCGCCGGCTATGCCGCCTTCTCCATTGCCATGGCATTGGGGCGCTTTGGGGGGGATCGCCTCTCACAGCATGTGGGTCCGGTGAGTCTGGTGCGATGGAGTGGCTTCCTAGCGGCCTCAGGTCTCGCCCTGGCCTTGCTGGGAGGGCATCCTGTCACCGCGTTGATCGGTTTCGCAGCAGTGGGCGCAGGTTTTGCCACCGTGGTGCCGCAGGTCTTCAGCGCAGCGGGCAATACCCCCGGTGTCGCCTCGGGCCCAGCAATGGCCACAGTGACCACCCTGGGGTATTTGGGTTTCCTCATCGGGCCGCCATTCATCGGTCTTTTGGCCGATGTGGCCAGCCTGCCCCTGGCCCTGGCCACCATCATTGCCACCAGCCTTCTGCTCATGGCGCTGGCGCCGAGTGTGGGCAAACCTCAGGTGATTTCCAAACCTGCCCGTCCACCCGGCTGGCCTGTCATTCTGAAACCCAAGGCATTCCACCCGGATGCGACGAAACCGGCCTAA
- a CDS encoding redoxin family protein, producing the protein MKRCLFLIAALFGVLAPSCLQAQAPTEAKAKKSTGQPEGFHELQIGDAAPDFELLGIDEEMHTLKEFAGADYLLVAFISNHCPTSQAIEGRLKQMARDYKSKGLRVVAINPNDPAALRPDELGYSKYNDSFPEMKRHAKDQDFNFPYLYDGETQKIALAYGCLATPHVFLFDAERKLRYQGRLDDSRFADVKTVTSPDAKNALDALLAGQPVAVPVTPPHGCSTKWITHRDQVTADNEKWETGEVTVELIDAKALAALRKNDTKKVRLFNVWATWCGPCVKEFPELVATSRKFGLRDFEFISISMDDPETLPEVKAFLEKYNAVVPNKLKPSLKAEGRKGNAYVFNEANSDALIQALDPEWPGPIPHTLVVAPGGEVIYRHNGLVDGDELRAKILEYMGRFYVPEQP; encoded by the coding sequence ATGAAACGCTGCCTTTTCCTCATCGCGGCCCTTTTTGGCGTGCTCGCCCCTTCTTGCCTTCAGGCCCAGGCTCCAACCGAGGCAAAAGCCAAAAAAAGCACTGGGCAGCCGGAAGGGTTTCATGAGCTACAGATCGGCGATGCCGCCCCGGACTTTGAGCTTCTGGGCATTGATGAAGAGATGCACACGCTGAAGGAATTTGCGGGAGCAGATTACCTGCTGGTGGCATTTATCAGCAATCACTGCCCCACCTCCCAGGCCATTGAGGGACGCCTGAAGCAGATGGCGCGTGACTACAAAAGCAAGGGTCTGCGGGTGGTGGCTATCAATCCGAATGACCCTGCTGCCCTGCGGCCCGATGAGCTGGGCTACTCCAAGTACAACGACAGCTTTCCCGAGATGAAGCGTCATGCGAAGGACCAGGATTTTAACTTTCCGTATCTCTACGATGGAGAAACGCAGAAGATCGCCCTGGCCTATGGCTGCCTGGCCACACCGCACGTCTTTCTTTTCGATGCAGAGCGGAAGCTCCGGTACCAGGGCCGTCTGGATGACTCGCGTTTTGCCGATGTGAAAACTGTCACCAGTCCCGATGCAAAGAATGCGTTGGACGCGCTGCTGGCGGGCCAGCCCGTGGCGGTGCCAGTGACGCCGCCGCATGGCTGCTCCACCAAGTGGATCACCCACCGCGACCAAGTGACGGCAGATAACGAAAAGTGGGAAACGGGTGAAGTGACCGTGGAATTGATTGATGCGAAAGCTCTGGCTGCACTGCGCAAGAACGACACGAAGAAGGTGCGCCTTTTCAATGTCTGGGCCACGTGGTGTGGACCGTGCGTGAAGGAGTTTCCAGAGTTGGTGGCCACTTCGCGCAAGTTTGGCTTGCGTGACTTTGAGTTCATCAGCATCAGCATGGACGACCCGGAAACACTGCCGGAGGTGAAGGCTTTCCTGGAGAAATACAACGCGGTCGTGCCTAACAAACTGAAGCCCAGCCTGAAGGCTGAAGGCCGCAAGGGCAATGCGTACGTCTTCAATGAAGCGAACAGCGATGCCCTCATCCAGGCTCTGGATCCTGAGTGGCCAGGTCCCATCCCGCACACCCTGGTGGTGGCCCCCGGTGGCGAAGTGATCTACCGCCACAATGGCCTTGTGGATGGTGATGAACTGCGCGCCAAAATTCTGGAATATATGGGCCGTTTTTATGTGCCAGAACAGCCCTGA
- a CDS encoding methyltransferase domain-containing protein — MNEPFSTPQASPAGDSLLVHASTSLPPSIAQDMAKLKGLLRESLQPNLKAANDLRILNLACGRCDEAETLVSVGQELTPGGQVEMIGADIRIREIRQAREQHAHLPAKFLIEDATKMDQHKELGDDFNLVFLRHQNFWHGQELWKKIFDQGIAKLRPDGMLVITSYFDVEHKLALKALEALGMELVSNKRNKASRALSDAPGKSVDRWVAVLRRKA, encoded by the coding sequence ATGAACGAGCCTTTCAGCACGCCGCAGGCATCCCCGGCCGGAGATTCCCTCCTGGTCCACGCCTCCACGTCGCTGCCACCGTCCATCGCCCAGGACATGGCGAAGCTGAAAGGCCTGCTGCGGGAAAGCTTGCAGCCTAACCTGAAAGCTGCCAACGATCTTCGCATCCTCAACCTCGCCTGCGGTCGCTGCGATGAGGCCGAAACTCTCGTCTCTGTGGGTCAAGAACTGACCCCAGGCGGCCAGGTGGAAATGATCGGCGCAGACATCCGCATCCGCGAAATCCGCCAAGCACGCGAGCAACACGCCCACCTCCCGGCGAAGTTCCTCATCGAAGACGCCACCAAAATGGATCAGCACAAGGAACTGGGAGATGATTTTAACCTCGTCTTCCTCCGCCATCAGAACTTCTGGCACGGCCAGGAGCTGTGGAAAAAGATCTTTGACCAGGGAATCGCCAAACTGCGGCCCGATGGCATGCTGGTCATCACCAGCTATTTCGATGTGGAGCATAAACTGGCGCTCAAAGCCCTGGAAGCCCTGGGCATGGAACTGGTGAGCAACAAGCGCAACAAAGCCTCCCGCGCGCTCTCAGATGCCCCTGGTAAATCCGTGGACCGCTGGGTCGCCGTGCTGCGGCGCAAGGCCTAA
- a CDS encoding CoA-binding protein — protein sequence MNTPERVVILGASDKPDRYAHKAMTALLRHGHEVVLVHPRLKEIEGRPVLADVGEVTGPVDTVTMYVSPAISAGLADKLAVLKPKRVIFNPGSENPELQDKLSKAGIRPEEACTLVLLATGQY from the coding sequence ATGAATACTCCTGAACGAGTGGTGATCCTCGGTGCCAGTGACAAACCAGATCGCTATGCTCACAAGGCCATGACAGCCCTACTGCGGCATGGGCATGAGGTGGTGCTGGTGCACCCGCGTCTGAAGGAGATCGAGGGCCGCCCCGTGCTCGCCGATGTGGGCGAGGTGACTGGCCCGGTGGATACCGTGACGATGTACGTTAGCCCGGCCATCTCGGCAGGCCTGGCCGACAAACTCGCGGTGCTGAAACCGAAGCGCGTCATCTTTAATCCCGGTTCCGAAAACCCGGAGCTGCAAGACAAACTCAGCAAGGCGGGCATCCGCCCCGAGGAAGCCTGCACGCTCGTGCTGCTGGCGACGGGCCAGTATTGA
- the trpB gene encoding tryptophan synthase subunit beta: protein MTAAPVASLPVMPDKHGHFGRYGGMFVPETLMSALNELSEEYERAKADPLFQTELNRLLHEYVGRPTPLYFAERWTEKLGGARIYLKREDLLHTGAHKINNALGQALLALRLGKQRIIAETGAGQHGVATATVCARFGLDCTIYMGQVDMERQALNVARMRFLGAKVVAVTAGQATLKEAVNEAMRDWVTNVHSTHYILGSALGSHPFPMMVRDFHRVIGVEARQQILERENRLPDLLVACVGGGSNSIGLFHPFLNDANVRMIGVEAGGDGIVPERHAARFQGGRLGVLQGTKTWLLANDDGQIELTHSVSAGLDYAAIGPEHAWLHDEGRVEYNYATDTEALEAFQELSRVEGIIPALESSHAIAEVQKVAPKMSKDQVIIINLSGRGDKDVAQAARMIFKEELKF, encoded by the coding sequence ATGACTGCTGCCCCTGTTGCTTCTCTCCCTGTAATGCCTGACAAACACGGCCACTTTGGCCGCTATGGAGGCATGTTTGTGCCGGAGACGCTGATGTCTGCGCTCAATGAACTTTCCGAAGAGTATGAGCGTGCCAAGGCCGACCCCCTTTTCCAAACCGAGCTGAACCGTCTTCTGCACGAGTATGTCGGCCGCCCCACCCCTCTTTATTTTGCGGAGCGCTGGACGGAAAAGCTGGGTGGTGCCCGCATCTACCTGAAGCGCGAAGACCTCCTACACACAGGGGCCCACAAGATCAACAACGCCCTTGGTCAGGCCCTGTTGGCTCTGCGTTTGGGCAAACAGCGCATCATCGCTGAAACTGGTGCTGGTCAGCACGGCGTGGCCACGGCCACCGTCTGCGCCCGCTTCGGTCTGGACTGCACCATTTACATGGGTCAGGTGGACATGGAACGCCAGGCCCTGAACGTGGCGCGCATGCGCTTCCTCGGTGCCAAAGTCGTGGCCGTCACCGCTGGCCAGGCCACCCTGAAAGAGGCCGTCAACGAAGCCATGCGTGACTGGGTGACGAATGTCCACAGCACCCACTACATCTTGGGCAGTGCCCTTGGCTCCCACCCCTTCCCCATGATGGTGCGGGACTTTCACCGCGTCATTGGCGTGGAGGCCCGCCAGCAAATCCTGGAGCGTGAAAACCGCCTGCCAGATCTCCTCGTGGCTTGCGTGGGTGGTGGCAGCAATTCCATCGGCCTTTTCCACCCCTTCCTTAATGACGCCAATGTGCGCATGATCGGCGTAGAAGCCGGTGGCGACGGCATCGTGCCAGAGCGCCACGCCGCCCGTTTCCAGGGTGGGCGCCTAGGCGTCTTGCAAGGCACAAAGACATGGTTGCTGGCCAACGATGACGGGCAGATCGAGCTCACGCACAGCGTCAGCGCCGGTCTGGACTACGCCGCCATCGGGCCTGAGCACGCCTGGTTGCACGACGAAGGTCGCGTGGAGTACAACTACGCCACAGACACTGAGGCCCTGGAAGCCTTCCAGGAACTCAGCCGCGTGGAAGGCATCATCCCCGCGCTGGAAAGCAGCCACGCCATCGCCGAAGTCCAGAAAGTCGCGCCCAAAATGAGCAAGGACCAGGTCATCATCATCAACCTCTCCGGTCGCGGTGATAAAGACGTGGCCCAGGCCGCCCGCATGATCTTCAAAGAAGAACTGAAGTTCTAG
- the xylA gene encoding xylose isomerase, whose product MNHGEFFPNIPRIAFEGPKSRNPLAFKHYDAAEFVGGKSMKEHLRFACAYWHTMRNGLSDPFGGATAQRPWDDGTDSVANAQKRVWAMFEFMQKTGIDYYCFHDRDVAPELNDLAQSNAAFDAVADELEKAQKQTGCKLLWGTACLFSHPRYNQGAGTSPYADVFAYGAAQIKKAIDVTHRLGGEGYTFWGGREGYATLWNTNMKRELDHLARLLHMAVDYKKKIGFKGAFYIEPKPREPSTHQYDSDAAACLNFLREYGLLGELSLNLETNHATLAGHSMMHEMRVAREAGALGSVDANTGDELIGWDTDQFPTDIYLTTEIMIEVLKMGGFTTGGLNFDAKTRRESFEPEDLFHAHIGGMDAFARGLKIAHAIISDGRMDDFVKTRYESYDTGIGARIEAGTATLEELEAYTLGKGEPTTRSGRQEMLENLINDFI is encoded by the coding sequence ATGAACCACGGCGAATTTTTCCCGAACATCCCCCGCATTGCCTTCGAAGGCCCAAAGTCCCGCAACCCGCTTGCTTTCAAGCACTATGACGCCGCAGAATTTGTGGGCGGCAAGTCCATGAAGGAACACCTGCGCTTTGCCTGTGCCTACTGGCACACCATGCGCAATGGACTCTCCGACCCCTTCGGTGGGGCCACTGCCCAGCGTCCTTGGGATGATGGCACTGACTCGGTGGCCAATGCGCAAAAGCGCGTGTGGGCCATGTTTGAATTCATGCAGAAGACAGGCATCGACTACTACTGCTTCCACGATCGTGATGTGGCACCCGAGCTGAACGACCTGGCGCAGTCCAACGCCGCCTTTGACGCCGTTGCGGACGAGCTGGAAAAGGCGCAGAAGCAGACTGGCTGCAAGCTTCTCTGGGGCACGGCATGCCTATTCTCCCACCCACGCTACAACCAGGGTGCCGGCACCTCCCCTTACGCAGATGTCTTTGCCTACGGCGCGGCGCAGATCAAGAAGGCCATCGACGTTACCCATCGCCTGGGCGGTGAGGGCTACACCTTCTGGGGAGGCCGTGAAGGCTATGCCACGCTGTGGAACACAAACATGAAGCGCGAGCTGGATCACCTGGCCCGCCTCCTGCATATGGCTGTCGACTACAAAAAGAAGATCGGCTTCAAAGGTGCCTTCTACATTGAGCCCAAGCCGCGTGAGCCTTCCACCCACCAGTACGACTCCGATGCGGCCGCGTGTCTGAACTTCCTGCGTGAGTATGGTCTGTTAGGCGAGCTTTCCCTGAACCTGGAAACCAACCACGCCACGCTGGCCGGGCACAGCATGATGCATGAGATGCGCGTGGCCCGCGAGGCCGGCGCGCTCGGCTCTGTGGATGCGAATACAGGCGATGAGCTCATCGGCTGGGACACGGACCAGTTCCCCACCGATATCTACCTCACCACCGAGATCATGATTGAGGTGCTGAAAATGGGCGGTTTCACCACGGGTGGTCTGAACTTTGATGCGAAGACGCGCCGTGAATCCTTTGAGCCGGAAGACCTCTTCCACGCGCATATCGGCGGCATGGATGCCTTTGCCCGTGGTTTGAAGATTGCCCACGCCATCATCTCCGACGGCCGCATGGATGACTTTGTGAAAACTCGCTACGAGAGCTATGACACGGGCATCGGTGCCCGGATCGAGGCCGGAACCGCGACCTTGGAAGAGCTGGAAGCCTACACACTGGGCAAAGGTGAGCCCACCACCCGCAGTGGCCGCCAGGAAATGCTGGAAAACCTGATCAACGACTTCATCTGA
- a CDS encoding sialidase family protein has product MSSSPTTSRRSFLSQSLQAGAALAAAPWTASAASPAVTVLETRVITRQPQFYHGWPTVARRQNGELWVVCSGGREEHVCPFGQVVAMSSRDDGASWTRARVLHDGPMDDRDAGVLETAKGTLLATTFTSLAYEPNLEKQSKFAELGPKGWSTTKMPEGEYAMWKATQDFMTPEQRKAALGEWALRSTDGGISWSAPIPTVVNSPHGPIQLKDGRLLYPGKQLWTEENKIGVAESKDDGLTWQWLAEIPTRKSDSEAKDYHELHGVEAADGTLIVHIRNHSATNKGETLQTESKDGGKTWSEPHSIGVWGLPSHLLRLRDGGLLMTYGHRRKPFGNQARLSRDNGQTWGEAMIISGDGIGGDLGYPSTVELADGTLLTVWYEKMQEPKHAVLRMAKWKVG; this is encoded by the coding sequence ATGTCTTCATCGCCCACCACCAGCCGCCGCTCTTTCCTTTCCCAATCCCTCCAGGCCGGTGCCGCACTGGCAGCCGCACCCTGGACCGCCAGCGCGGCATCCCCTGCCGTCACCGTTTTGGAAACTCGGGTCATCACCCGTCAGCCACAGTTTTACCACGGCTGGCCCACAGTCGCCCGCCGCCAGAATGGCGAGCTGTGGGTGGTCTGCTCCGGCGGGCGTGAGGAACACGTGTGCCCCTTTGGCCAGGTGGTCGCCATGTCTTCCCGCGATGATGGCGCCTCCTGGACGCGCGCCCGGGTGCTGCATGATGGACCGATGGACGACCGCGATGCCGGAGTGCTGGAGACCGCCAAAGGCACTCTGCTGGCCACTACTTTCACCTCCCTGGCCTATGAACCTAATTTGGAAAAGCAGAGCAAGTTCGCCGAGCTGGGGCCCAAGGGCTGGAGCACCACCAAGATGCCGGAAGGCGAATACGCCATGTGGAAGGCCACGCAGGATTTCATGACCCCGGAACAACGCAAGGCCGCCTTGGGCGAATGGGCCCTGCGCTCCACCGATGGCGGCATCTCCTGGTCTGCCCCCATCCCCACGGTAGTCAACAGCCCGCACGGCCCCATCCAGCTCAAGGACGGCCGCCTGCTTTACCCTGGCAAGCAACTGTGGACCGAGGAGAATAAGATCGGCGTTGCCGAATCGAAGGACGACGGACTGACCTGGCAGTGGCTGGCCGAGATCCCTACCCGCAAAAGCGACTCCGAGGCGAAAGATTACCATGAACTGCATGGGGTGGAGGCAGCGGATGGCACCCTGATTGTCCACATCCGCAATCACAGCGCCACGAACAAGGGTGAGACTCTGCAAACGGAATCCAAGGACGGCGGCAAGACCTGGAGCGAGCCCCATTCCATCGGCGTCTGGGGCCTGCCCTCCCATCTGCTGCGCCTGCGCGATGGTGGCCTGCTGATGACCTACGGGCATCGCCGCAAGCCCTTCGGCAATCAGGCCCGCCTGAGCCGCGACAACGGCCAGACCTGGGGCGAAGCCATGATCATCTCCGGCGACGGCATTGGCGGTGACCTCGGTTACCCCAGCACGGTGGAACTCGCCGATGGCACTCTCCTCACCGTCTGGTACGAAAAAATGCAGGAGCCCAAACACGCCGTCCTGCGCATGGCGAAGTGGAAGGTGGGCTGA
- a CDS encoding 5-formyltetrahydrofolate cyclo-ligase, with protein sequence MSTAPLSKADLRRQVRERLRAVPAEELSEWSQQIVQRLMARGDFWARPGTVSLFGGLRNEPDLITALLPWLRSRGWKTALFAMEGVELHAYEVTGDHDLERGSLGVWVPVISRCRPIPPEELTLILVPGLAFSHTDGARLGRGGGFYDRFLDLPAVKAARLGLCFEAQVLQEIPREPHDACVPTLITEQKERSWPAV encoded by the coding sequence ATGTCCACCGCCCCTCTCAGCAAAGCCGACCTACGCCGCCAAGTGCGCGAACGGCTGCGCGCCGTGCCTGCGGAGGAGCTGTCCGAATGGTCCCAGCAGATTGTCCAGCGCCTGATGGCGCGGGGAGATTTCTGGGCACGACCCGGCACCGTCAGCCTCTTTGGCGGGCTGCGAAATGAGCCAGATCTCATCACCGCCCTGCTGCCCTGGTTGCGCAGTCGCGGCTGGAAAACAGCCCTCTTTGCCATGGAGGGGGTAGAACTGCACGCGTACGAAGTGACGGGCGACCACGATCTGGAACGCGGATCTCTGGGCGTGTGGGTGCCTGTGATCTCCCGCTGCCGCCCCATCCCGCCGGAGGAATTGACGCTCATCCTCGTCCCCGGGCTGGCTTTTAGCCATACCGATGGTGCCCGCCTGGGCCGTGGCGGCGGTTTTTACGATCGTTTCCTGGACCTGCCTGCCGTGAAGGCAGCCCGCCTGGGCCTGTGTTTCGAGGCCCAGGTCTTGCAGGAAATCCCCCGTGAACCCCATGATGCCTGCGTACCCACGCTCATCACCGAGCAAAAAGAGAGGTCTTGGCCTGCAGTTTAA